The sequence AGCATTATTTGATGGCGGTATTGAAATGGATGATAATGGTGGAGGTGCtggtgatgattttaatacaATGGAACCAAATTTAGATTTAGGTAAAGGTATTCATGGTTCAAATGTAATAtcaacaaataattcaaaattaaataaattggaaaaaGATTTAACTAAACATTATACATtggataaatttaaattatcattcatTTCAAGAGGTAATTTAGTTGAAAAAGAATATAGAAATGAATATATCCTTAAAAATTGGAATAGAATTTTAGCATCAATGTTAATGATTGTTGCATTATTTGGTTTATCAGGTTTAGTtgattatttctttttaaaattatcttcaatttcttcaattgTTAAAGTTGAACCAATGCCAtcgtcatcgtcatcatcattatcctcttcttcatcaaattcaatgaCATCATCAGAAGAAAAATTTATAACATTACATACAATACGTAGTGaagagaatttaatttatgatATAATTACAGGTGTACGTTATGGATTCGttttcttttgtttaattgtaatttatgTAGTATCAAAATTCAAAACATTTAGTATTAGAAAATGGATTCAAGAGGTTGTTATGGTATTTTTCATAGTTTTGGCAGCAGTATTGATAGTATTGACAAGTGTACCACCATTGAATAAGATTCCATTGGATTCGGtgatattatcaattgaaattatgtTTATAACGATTTGTTACAATTTTAGTGGTATTAAATTTTGGTATTCAAATATTGTTTGTGCGTTTTGTATAATTTTCATTGAAATTAGTAAAACCTGGAAACAAGCATACCATAGTCGTGATATCTATCTATCAcataactattatttaattacaGCGGTActaattaatatcattacaAGTTATTTCGAAGAGTTATTTAATCGTTTAAATTGGGTACATGGTAGATTATTAGATAAAGATCAAAGAGAGACAGAATCATTGGTTGCAGAGATTTTACCAGCAGATATTGTCAAATCAATGAAATCAGGTAGACAATTGATTGTGGATGAGTTTAAAAATGTTACTATATTTCTATCGGATATTGTTGGATTCACTGAAATGGCCGCAAGAATGTCACCAAGACAATTGGTTGAaactttaaatcaaatttattcaacTTTTGATGAAATCGCTCAAGAATTTGGTGTTTTGAAAATCGCTACCATTGGTGACGCCTACTTTTGTGTTAGTGGGTGTCCAGATAAAGACCAAACCGATCACGCTTTTCGTGTGGCAAATATGGCCATTAAAATGttagaatcaattaaatcaattcgTACTGTCGATAATATACCAATTAGAATGAGAATTGGTATTCATACTGGTCCTGTTATTGCTGGTGTCGTGGGTATTAAAATGATACATTATCAACTTTGGGGTGAATCAGTTCAAATCACTCAACAAATGGAATCAACAAGTAGGGCTGATATGATTCATGTTAGTGAAGATACttttaacattttaaaatCCAAATACCTTTTCGAAGAAAGACCTGATggtatcattaaaaaaagaaaaattaaaacttatTTCCTTTTACGTGCTCTAACTGAAAATGACCCACAACCTGAAGTTAAAACTAGATCAGTTTcagtttcaaaatcaaattttggTGGTTCTTTACAATATAATCAAATTACTCCaactttaaatttaccagtttcacaattaattattaaagatcaaaatgaaattaaaaatcaaaatgatcatgataatgatgatgaaaatggaaatgaaaatggaaatgaaagtagtagtagtaacattaatgaagaagaagaagatgacgacaatagtaataataataataacaacgaAGATGATGAAAGCTCATATGAAGATGACCAAGAAatgaatcaatatttaaataatagcgaaaataataaaaataataataataacagcaATCAAATTAATGAAGAAGACGGTAATTGGGCAAAAAATTATGATGGTTCATCAGAATCCAGTTAATAAATTgtgtaatattatttttaaaaaaaaaaaaaaaaaaaaaaaaaagagttattatttattatttattttaatttatctgctggaaatttaaaaaaaaaaaagataaaaaaaaaaaaagaaatggtgaaagaaaaatgaatgaggttaaaaaaaaaaagattcttAAAAGGGGGGGTGGAgttgataaaaaaataaaattgaaatcacATTCAGCCCTAATTGAGtcaaattattttcactATTTTTGATATCAAAGAAAATTCTTTCCTGTTTTctcttctttttattatttttttatttttttttattttttttatttttttttatttattttatttttaatatttttttttttttatttatttggtgTAATCttgttgtaaaaaaaaaaaaaaataaaataaaataaaattggagAGTCACCAAAAATATCTGAGTATTGGGGAAATCAGGTACCagtatattattttattttattttatttttttttttttaaaaaaatttttttttttattttttcccaAAGCTTGAAcgcatttttttttctttcttttttatatttaattttttcttttttttttttttttttttttttttttttttttttaattaaataaataaaataaaaatgtatattgaatatttattacatttttacaagttacaatatttttttttattctaaaaataaaaaaaattttcaccCCACTGTTTTGCCCTAGATCAAAATTTACcacattgttttttattttttatttttttatttttttttattttttattttttattttcttatgaaaataaattttacatcacaacaattattttcaCCAAAAACACATCACACAATCACCCAATgagttaaaaataataaatttatttatttattaattttttatttattttttatttattatttaatttttttataaaattaaaaattaatattaacttattattattattattattattattattattattattattattattattattattattagaaaatgagattattattattattaattttaataataacaattaattttagttaTGGTGTATTAACACCTAAAAATTTAGCAGGTGAAGCAAGTGAATTTGGTTCATTTAATATTCCAAATCCAATGGATGTAGCACAAAGTAGTGATAGTTCATTATTTGGTATTTCAATGACACAAAGCCAATTgaaaaattcatttgaatGGTCAGGAGTTGTACCAGTTGATTCAGAAGAAGAATTTACATTAACATTCTTTTCAAGTTTTCCATTAAGTGAATTTAAAGTTGAAGCATCACCAAAAacttcattatcatcttccAAATCAGAATCAGAACATAAATCAAAATTCTATAAGGTgattaaatcaatatatcAAACACCAACCGTTACCAATGGTTCATTTGGTATTGATGGTGCAACAACTCCATCATTTAGTTTAACATGGGATAAACCAGTTGTTGGAGATTGGAATGTTGTAATCACAgcctcatcatcattaagAAAGAATGAAAAATTCCAAAAGATGGTAGAAGATTCAACACCTCAATTGTTAATGTTGGTTCAAAATCCAAGTGATACTCATATCTACTCTTATGTATCATCATACAATAATTTATTCACAGGTCAAAAAGTATCAGTTTTAGCAATGCTCCACAAGAAGTCAGAATTCATTAAAAAGTCTTCTGCCAATCGTCCACTCAATTGGAAACCatcaccaattttattatcagatGTTTCAGCAGAGATGATTTTAGGTTTACCAGATGGTTCAAAAGAAACTATCCCAATGTTTGATGATGGTCTTCATGATGATGAACAAGCAAATGATGGTCTTTTCGGTGGTTACATCAATGTAAGTGAATTGGGTAATTATGACCTTCAAGTAGTTTACAAAGGTTCTCAAAATGGTAATGGTGTAATTCGTTCAAATCAACATCTCATTCCAATAACTTCTCAATATTTAGAATTAACTGGTGAAGTTCAATCAGTTCAAGATGGTGatgcaaatttaaatatctaTTTCATTGTCAATAGTCCAAACCAAACCACTGTTGATCAAACACCAGTACATGTTTATTCAGAAGTTTATGgtactgatgatgatggtaaaaAAGTTGCAATTGCTTGGGTTGCCGGTGTTACATCAGCTCAACCAATTCAAGGTTCAACCACTACTTTTGCACTCTCTGCAGTTCTTAATGAACGTTGGATCGCCAAAGTTGGTGCAACCGCTCCATTCTTTGTAAAGAATGTTCAAGTCTCTGATTTGGATACTTTTATTCCACTTTCAaatacaacatcaacatcaaatgTTAAAATGGTTGGTGAATATAAAGATGTTCGTACAATTGTTCATTCTCCACCACTTCATGAAATCACCAAAGAAATGAGAGATGGTAAAATGCCAAAAGAATTGGCTGATCGTATTGGTAAATCAACTGGtaatggtaaattaattCTTACACATGGTTATTGTAGTGAAGGTGTTTGGCCAATTGAggattttgaaaattctgTAGAGTTCCAagattttaatcaaaatcgTGGTAATGATGAATTTGCTCAAATACTTGCCAATTTCGGTAGCCAATATACCGATGGTTTTTCACTTGTTGCTCATAGTCAAGGTGGTAACGCTGCTCTTCACCTCGTAACATTCTATTTCAGTGGACTTGATCTTTCTCAAAAACTTGAAGGTCGTGTCATTCAATCAATGGGTACTCCATACCAAGGTACTGCTCTCGCTGGTACTTGGGCTTCTATTGGTAGTGCTGTAGGTGTTGGTTGTTCTGCAAATGATG comes from Dictyostelium discoideum AX4 chromosome 2 chromosome, whole genome shotgun sequence and encodes:
- the cmfA gene encoding conditioned medium factor, with amino-acid sequence MRLLLLLILIITINFSYGVLTPKNLAGEASEFGSFNIPNPMDVAQSSDSSLFGISMTQSQLKNSFEWSGVVPVDSEEEFTLTFFSSFPLSEFKVEASPKTSLSSSKSESEHKSKFYKVIKSIYQTPTVTNGSFGIDGATTPSFSLTWDKPVVGDWNVVITASSSLRKNEKFQKMVEDSTPQLLMLVQNPSDTHIYSYVSSYNNLFTGQKVSVLAMLHKKSEFIKKSSANRPLNWKPSPILLSDVSAEMILGLPDGSKETIPMFDDGLHDDEQANDGLFGGYINVSELGNYDLQVVYKGSQNGNGVIRSNQHLIPITSQYLELTGEVQSVQDGDANLNIYFIVNSPNQTTVDQTPVHVYSEVYGTDDDGKKVAIAWVAGVTSAQPIQGSTTTFALSAVLNERWIAKVGATAPFFVKNVQVSDLDTFIPLSNTTSTSNVKMVGEYKDVRTIVHSPPLHEITKEMRDGKMPKELADRIGKSTGNGKLILTHGYCSEGVWPIEDFENSVEFQDFNQNRGNDEFAQILANFGSQYTDGFSLVAHSQGGNAALHLVTFYFSGLDLSQKLEGRVIQSMGTPYQGTALAGTWASIGSAVGVGCSANDDLTVDGAALWLKSIPADKRALVYYTTTQYSTGSLINYCNLASNAVLEWPNDGVVDNEHTPLEGGVYLNNFKDWCHSDGMHSPQQTTNTEYNKEMSSNSVW